The genomic DNA GGCGAGGTTATGGGGATTTCTGAAACCTTTGCAGAAGCCTTTGCAAAAAGTCAGATCGCTGCGGGTTCAATCATTCCCGAAAGCGGAAAAATCTTTATCAGTATGGCCGGTCAGTTTAAAGACCGAATCATCGAGCCTGCTCGTCGCTTGAGCAAACTCGGTTACGAACTCGTGGCCACTTCTGGAACCGCATCTGCATTGCAGGCTGCTGACATTCCAGTGCATGTTGTTAGGAAGGTTCAGGAAGGCCGTCCGAACTTGCTCGATTATATGGCAAACGATGAAATCGCCTTTATCTTTAACACGCCCAGTAAACGCGGCCCATCAACAGATGAAGGTCGAATTCGAGCCGCCTCAGTTGCTTATGGTGTGCCATGCGTAACGACCTTGCCGGGATGTCTGGCAGTGATTGATGCTCTCGAAGCCTTTGCCTCTAACCCAACGCCGAAGGTCCGAGCATTGCAGGACTGGATGGATGACATGAATGATTCGATGTGACTGACCGATGAGAATCGATCGATGCGCGAATCAGCGAACGAAATTTTGAAAGCATGAAGCGACAAGCGAGTGAGTTGATTCACTCGCTTGTCGCTGTGTTTTCGAATTGCGAGTGATTGAATTTTTAGCAGGGCTTGCAGAAGTTCAATGCATTCAATTTCTGGTCCGATTCTGGCATATTCTGCGGAATCATCTTGGTCATGCAGATGCAACGACCGTGATCGCTGTATTCGACGGAATCCATAAAAGTTTGCATCAATAACATCCCTCGACCGCTCGCTCGGCTGATGTATTTTTCATCACGGGGATCTTTAATGTTTGAAAGATCAAACCCGATTCCCTGATCTTGAATCGTGAGTTGAAATCGTACTGGATTCAAACTGATTTCCAGGGAAACTCGTCGATTTTGATATTGAGGATCTTGCGCACGTGTCTCGATCATGTCGTGATATTCAGCCATCGAAGTTTCTCGGATTTCAGAACTGATCTCTAAATTTCCATGTACGATGCTATTCATCAGAGCCTCTTCAGCAGAGATGAGTATCCGGGTAATGGTGGTGGTCGATAATTCTGTACGGGAAGACAAATTCGACTTCAACTCTTCGATGAAGGGAGAAATCAAACGGATGTCATTATGAATGCAGTAACGAAGTTTGAGCTCAACAATTGATCCAAGCAGTTTCGATTTCAGTTTTCTTTGACCAATCGTTTGTACGACCGAGTCAACTGTTTTGTAGAGATGATCTCGGACGTTAAATTTTGAGATATAATTTGCTGCTCCACGCTGCAGGGCTTCAACGACAGAAGTTTCATTTCCGTTGCCAGTGACAGCAATCACAGGAATCTCCAAACCCTCCTCTTCAATGATTGAGATAACATCCAGACCATTCTCAACCAAGCGGCCACTGCTTGCCAATTCCAGGTCAGAAATCACAATATCGTAGGGATTCTTTTTGAGCTGAGCCCTGGCTTCCTGCAAATTCATCACGGCGTGAACGTCAAAGTCGCCCCGTCTGGCTAACAGTAAAAGCATGACTTTCTGCCAGGCAGCATCGTCATCAATTACCAGGACTCGAATCAATTCACTCATCAAAACTCCAGAATCATTACAAACTTAAAATCATATTTCTTAGCATAGGTTTCATTCAGGAGTCTGTTGAAAAACTTAGCGTAATGCCTTTGCAAATCAGATAAGTCGCAAATCCACGATTTGACTTGATGGATTAGGGCAGTGCTAATGCTGATTTTGATTGTATCGATATGAATGAGCTTGATAATTAGTCATAAAAAAAGCAGCCGCACGGTGGGAAACCGTACGGCTGCTTCATGTGACTCACTGCAACGCAGTCGAATTCTTTGATTATGAATTTTCTGGTGGCTTGCCATCGATCCATGGACCAGCCAGCTTCATGTATTCCGGCTCAGATAACGTGGAGCCATAATCTCCTGCCGTCCAGCCGGGAATGTGCTTGGCTTGGCCACGGGCTTCGGAAATGGCTTCCCATTTTTTGGCCCAGCTTTCGTTGCCATCGGAGATCGTACCGGTTTCGGCATCGAAGTGGAACACGCGACCTTCCCGGTAACTGCGAGCGCCCAGAATGACGGTTGCGATCGCAGCTGCTCCTAAGTCCGGTGGATTGTTACAGGCTTTGGGATCGTTGGCATTGATGGCATCGACCCAGTTTTTGAAATGGAGATAGGTTGTCGATTCCTTTGGCGTTTCGACGGGAATATCTTCTTCCTTCAACTTGCTGTCATGGGTGACCTGTGATCGTTCTGGAATGAACTTAAAGCTGTCGAACTGCTCGCCGTTTCCGAAGACAAACGATCCGTAATGACCACGAATCAACTGAGTGATGCGTGATTCCTGATTACACATCGTGGCGTTGATCAGACCCTGGACGCCTTCGTTAAAGTCAGCACAGACTGTTGCGACATCGGGAACATCCCGGCCATCATATTCAAGATACAACCCTCCGGCTCCGACGACGCGGCCCGGGAAATTCAG from Rubinisphaera italica includes the following:
- a CDS encoding ATP-binding response regulator, yielding MSELIRVLVIDDDAAWQKVMLLLLARRGDFDVHAVMNLQEARAQLKKNPYDIVISDLELASSGRLVENGLDVISIIEEEGLEIPVIAVTGNGNETSVVEALQRGAANYISKFNVRDHLYKTVDSVVQTIGQRKLKSKLLGSIVELKLRYCIHNDIRLISPFIEELKSNLSSRTELSTTTITRILISAEEALMNSIVHGNLEISSEIRETSMAEYHDMIETRAQDPQYQNRRVSLEISLNPVRFQLTIQDQGIGFDLSNIKDPRDEKYISRASGRGMLLMQTFMDSVEYSDHGRCICMTKMIPQNMPESDQKLNALNFCKPC